In the Streptomyces sp. cg36 genome, one interval contains:
- a CDS encoding DUF6879 family protein, whose amino-acid sequence MPQSVPTFTELLDGAERTAVHLEMRDAYGVAGEAADFARWRSTGERDMDPGSPYWAPWVELVRRTVARGVTVRRARIVSEPVSDYIRFEHAGTPVNLGAGEHVRWLARRHASDLALPGNDFWLFDGRLVRWNHFTGDGESGGGETSDAPAAVALCAAAFEAVWARAVPHADYEVG is encoded by the coding sequence ATGCCGCAGAGCGTGCCGACCTTCACTGAGCTCCTGGACGGGGCCGAACGCACCGCCGTCCACCTGGAGATGCGCGATGCCTACGGGGTCGCGGGCGAGGCCGCCGACTTCGCGCGCTGGAGGAGCACCGGAGAGCGCGACATGGACCCCGGCTCGCCCTACTGGGCTCCATGGGTGGAGCTCGTCCGGCGCACGGTGGCCCGCGGTGTGACCGTACGCCGGGCCCGCATCGTCTCCGAACCGGTCAGTGACTACATCCGCTTCGAGCACGCGGGCACCCCGGTCAACCTGGGGGCGGGCGAGCACGTGCGCTGGCTGGCCCGCCGCCACGCGTCCGATCTCGCCCTCCCGGGGAACGACTTCTGGCTCTTCGACGGCCGGCTGGTCCGGTGGAACCACTTCACCGGCGACGGCGAGTCCGGCGGGGGCGAGACGAGTGACGCCCCGGCCGCAGTCGCCCTGTGTGCCGCCGCCTTCGAGGCGGTGTGGGCGCGGGCGGTCCCGCACGCGGACTACGAGGTCGGCTGA